The following are from one region of the Andrena cerasifolii isolate SP2316 chromosome 1, iyAndCera1_principal, whole genome shotgun sequence genome:
- the Ssh gene encoding protein phosphatase Slingshot isoform X4 yields MSGLRWSNRRSDSSVVDSFIFERSALQTLHKVSSKAREQNYFLGGLSHDWVSYYEQRIESDRSCLNEWHAMDNLESRRPPSPDSVRTKPRERDETERVIRSTLKEIMMSVDLDEVTSKYIRGRLEEDLDMDLGEFKPFIDQEMLTILGQMDAPTEIFDHVYLGSEWNASNLEELQKNGVRHILNVTREIDNFFPGMFTYLNVRVYDDEKTDLLKHWDDTFKYITKAKKEGSKVLVHCKMGVSRSASVVIAYAMKAYNWDFSQAWKHVKEKRNCIKPNNSFLLQLETYQGILDAMKNKEKLQRSKSDTNLKSPTSVKDQSKKEEKSDNVDSGLQAISGSELKKTSQRPKSWSPNVKIAENMLPSVPLSQSLESIDKTGSTEVTREDLLRSTSQKPGMAQEARNVLMPCGNGQSYSVSQNQIVHLPGPSADTPSVKNRVSRLETQGQRRKGLVLNLTNQFEAVSSKPSSPSSDTDSKPLPQSPVSSVNENGLVEQSSEVMSAVTVKQEVWDPGEKQGKKPEIGNDSDCLVWTASTDATCTNSCSNAKTNGEVGGESECVATTTLVYPGHLGRKPRKDGDPFSTQVDRVFDREERQGEPVTRESPSRQSSWSSYDSAVILDNNSVHSSWATLPSRNSSWGSYDMRPSDLLGSSGLFPYDKEEIPWHPGTVKRTKQKLEENTSSGTVKRVCTQTSDGDEKDRLPAEEESYNPVLLHHTASPTLRRRDTSPSQENNLKVDPVRNSPSPVRRIDISPASMSQVGRLSTSAPASSSLSSDQDLPSSLRSCKSESETSSPCVVNTTQFHSVKHHKMVLENLSNKSVLNKRCLSVDDSPEAECSRSISGIVKNLKKEFEAKSTKLEKSPENSFESESSSMAATRPKRDVRMRSLPSSPVIPHNESKIQAPSETKDKEKVCGVSSESTEDRSVRVLVGKYEVKPDTRKSTDIQLRVHKDKDTAWDSIDAQKTKVTPEYSRRSAPIMINNHSSPLFTEGPEAPGRPPVPSIVAASKKQQQHGRTHPLARLQVRPRHSSPVYNTM; encoded by the exons GCCCAGAGAAAGGGACGAGACTGAGCGCGTGATCCGTTCGACGCTGAAGGAGATCATGATGTCCGTGGACCTCGACGAGGTAACCTCGAAGTACATTCGAGGTCGTCTCGAGGAAGACCTCGACATGGATCTCGGGGAGTTCAAGCCGTTCATCGATCAGGAGATGCTCACCATTCTCGGCCAGATGGACGCGCCGACTGAGATATTCGACCACGTGTATCTGGGTAGCGAGTGGAACGCCAGCAATTTGGAGGAGCTGCAGAAGAATGG CGTCAGGCATATACTGAACGTGACTCGGGAAATCGACAACTTCTTCCCCGGGATGTTCACGTACCTGAACGTCCGCGTTTACGACGACGAGAAGACCGACCTCCTGAAGCACTGGGACGACACCTTCAAGTACATCACCAAGGCGAAGAAGGAGGGGTCGAAGGTGCTGGTGCACTGCAAGATGGGCGTCTCGAGGTCCGCGTCGGTGGTGATCGCGTACGCGATGAAGGCGTACAACTGGGACTTCTCGCAGGCGTGGAAGCACGTCAAGGAGAAACGGAACTGCATCAAGCCGAACAACAGCTTCCTGCTGCAGCTGGAGACGTACCAAGGGATCCTGGACGCCATGAAGAACAAGGAGAAGCTGCAGAGGTCCAAGTCGGACACGAATCTCAAGTCTCCCACTTCGGTGAAGGATCAgtcgaagaaggaggagaagtcTGACAACGTGGACAGCGGCCTTCAGGCCATTTCCGGCTCAGAGCTGAAGAAGACCAGTCAAAGGCCCAAGAGTTGGTCGCCAAATGTGAAGATCGCTGAGAACATGTTGCCTTCTG TTCCCCTTTCCCAGTCTCTCGAGAGCATCGACAAAACAGGGAGCACAGAAGTGACCAGGGAGGACCTCCTCCGCTCCACCAGCCAGAAGCCAGGCATGGCCCAGGAGGCTAGGAACGTCCTGATGCCCTGCGGCAACGGTCAGTCGTACAGCGTGTCTCAGAACCAGATCGTTCACTTGCCAGGCCCGTCTGCCGACACACCGAGCGTGAAGAACAGAGTCAGCAGGCTGGAGACTCAGGGCCAGAGGAGGAAGGGTCTGGTGCTGAACCTGACGAACCAGTTCGAGGCGGTGAGCAGCAAACCCTCGTCCCCTAGCTCGGACACCGACAGCAAACCGCTGCCACAGAGCCCCGTCTCCAGCGTGAACGAGAACGGGCTGGTGGAGCAGTCGTCCGAGGTCATGTCGGCCGTCACCGTGAAACAAGAGGTCTGGGACCCAGGCGAGAAGCAGGGGAAGAAGCCAGAAATTGGTAATGATAGTGATTGTCTAGTCTGGACTGCATCGACCGATGCAACGTGTACCAATTCGTGTAGTAACGCTAAGACTAACGGGGAAGTGGGTGGTGAGAGTGAGTGTGTCGCGACCACGACGCTAGTGTACCCTGGTCACCTGGGTCGGAAGCCAAGGAAGGACGGTGACCCGTTCAGCACGCAGGTGGACAGAGTTTTCGACAGGGAGGAGAGGCAAGGGGAGCCCGTGACAAGGGAGTCTCCGAGCCGACAGAGTTCCTGGAGCAGCTACGACAGCGCCGTGATCCTGGACAACAATTCTGTGCACAGTTCGTGGGCCACGCTGCCGTCGAGGAACAGCTCCTGGGGTTCGTACGACATGCGGCCGTCGGATCTGCTAGGCTCCAGCGGTCTCTTTCCTTACGACAAAGAGGAAATACCCTGGCATCCAGGCACGGTGAAGCGTACAAAGCAGAAGCTGGAGGAGAACACCTCCTCTGGGACGGTGAAACGCGTATGCACGCAGACTTCCGACGGGGACGAGAAGGACAGGCTGCCTGCAGAGGAGGAGTCGTACAACCCCGTGCTACTGCACCACACGGCGTCTCCCACGCTGCGGAGGAGAGACACTTCGCCTAGCCAGGAGAATAATTTAAAGGTGGATCCGGTTAGAAACTCCCCGAGCCCCGTCAGGAGGATCGACATCTCGCCAGCGTCGATGAGTCAGGTTGGCAGACTGTCCACGAGCGCGCCAGCCTCGTCGTCTCTCTCCTCCGACCAGGACCTACCGTCGTCCTTGAGGTCCTGCAAGTCGGAGAGCGAGACCTCGAGCCCCTGCGTCGTCAACACCACTCAGTTTCACTCTGTCAAGCACCACAAGATGGTGCTGGAGAATTTAAGCAACAAGTCGGTGTTGAACAAGCGCTGCCTGTCCGTGGACGACTCGCCGGAGGCAGAGTGTTCGCGCAGCATCTCGGGCATCGTGAAGAATCTGAAGAAGGAGTTCGAGGCGAAGTCGACGAAGCTGGAGAAGAGCCCTGAGAACAGCTTCGAGAGCGAGTCGTCGTCGATGGCGGCCACCCGGCCGAAGAGGGACGTAAGGATGAGGAGCCTGCCCTCGTCGCCAGTGATCCCCCACAACGAGTCGAAGATCCAAGCCCCGTCCGAAACCAAAGACAAAGAAAAGGTGTGTGGAGTGTCCTCGGAGAGCACAGAGGACCGCTCGGTTAGGGTCCTGGTGGGCAAGTACGAGGTGAAGCCCGACACGAGGAAATCGACGGACATACAGCTGCGCGTGCACAAAGACAAGGACACCGCGTGGGACTCGATAGACGCGCAGAAAACGAAAGTCACCCCTGAGTACAGTCGAAGATCAGCGCCAATCATGATCAACAACCACTCGTCCCCCCTGTTCACAGAGGGCCCCGAAGCGCCCGGCAGGCCGCCAGTACCGTCGATCGTGGCAGCTAGCAAGAAACAGCAACAGCACGGCAGGACCCATCCCCTCGCCAGGCTGCAGGTCAGACCTAGGCATAGCAGTCCCGTTTACAACACCATGTAG
- the Ssh gene encoding protein phosphatase Slingshot isoform X3 yields the protein MVTRGSVYVLILFVLPVILWLFGSPRRSKVLGNVTRAVRSALQTLHKVSSKAREQNYFLGGLSHDWVSYYEQRIESDRSCLNEWHAMDNLESRRPPSPDSVRTKPRERDETERVIRSTLKEIMMSVDLDEVTSKYIRGRLEEDLDMDLGEFKPFIDQEMLTILGQMDAPTEIFDHVYLGSEWNASNLEELQKNGVRHILNVTREIDNFFPGMFTYLNVRVYDDEKTDLLKHWDDTFKYITKAKKEGSKVLVHCKMGVSRSASVVIAYAMKAYNWDFSQAWKHVKEKRNCIKPNNSFLLQLETYQGILDAMKNKEKLQRSKSDTNLKSPTSVKDQSKKEEKSDNVDSGLQAISGSELKKTSQRPKSWSPNVKIAENMLPSVPLSQSLESIDKTGSTEVTREDLLRSTSQKPGMAQEARNVLMPCGNGQSYSVSQNQIVHLPGPSADTPSVKNRVSRLETQGQRRKGLVLNLTNQFEAVSSKPSSPSSDTDSKPLPQSPVSSVNENGLVEQSSEVMSAVTVKQEVWDPGEKQGKKPEIGNDSDCLVWTASTDATCTNSCSNAKTNGEVGGESECVATTTLVYPGHLGRKPRKDGDPFSTQVDRVFDREERQGEPVTRESPSRQSSWSSYDSAVILDNNSVHSSWATLPSRNSSWGSYDMRPSDLLGSSGLFPYDKEEIPWHPGTVKRTKQKLEENTSSGTVKRVCTQTSDGDEKDRLPAEEESYNPVLLHHTASPTLRRRDTSPSQENNLKVDPVRNSPSPVRRIDISPASMSQVGRLSTSAPASSSLSSDQDLPSSLRSCKSESETSSPCVVNTTQFHSVKHHKMVLENLSNKSVLNKRCLSVDDSPEAECSRSISGIVKNLKKEFEAKSTKLEKSPENSFESESSSMAATRPKRDVRMRSLPSSPVIPHNESKIQAPSETKDKEKVCGVSSESTEDRSVRVLVGKYEVKPDTRKSTDIQLRVHKDKDTAWDSIDAQKTKVTPEYSRRSAPIMINNHSSPLFTEGPEAPGRPPVPSIVAASKKQQQHGRTHPLARLQVRPRHSSPVYNTM from the exons GCCCAGAGAAAGGGACGAGACTGAGCGCGTGATCCGTTCGACGCTGAAGGAGATCATGATGTCCGTGGACCTCGACGAGGTAACCTCGAAGTACATTCGAGGTCGTCTCGAGGAAGACCTCGACATGGATCTCGGGGAGTTCAAGCCGTTCATCGATCAGGAGATGCTCACCATTCTCGGCCAGATGGACGCGCCGACTGAGATATTCGACCACGTGTATCTGGGTAGCGAGTGGAACGCCAGCAATTTGGAGGAGCTGCAGAAGAATGG CGTCAGGCATATACTGAACGTGACTCGGGAAATCGACAACTTCTTCCCCGGGATGTTCACGTACCTGAACGTCCGCGTTTACGACGACGAGAAGACCGACCTCCTGAAGCACTGGGACGACACCTTCAAGTACATCACCAAGGCGAAGAAGGAGGGGTCGAAGGTGCTGGTGCACTGCAAGATGGGCGTCTCGAGGTCCGCGTCGGTGGTGATCGCGTACGCGATGAAGGCGTACAACTGGGACTTCTCGCAGGCGTGGAAGCACGTCAAGGAGAAACGGAACTGCATCAAGCCGAACAACAGCTTCCTGCTGCAGCTGGAGACGTACCAAGGGATCCTGGACGCCATGAAGAACAAGGAGAAGCTGCAGAGGTCCAAGTCGGACACGAATCTCAAGTCTCCCACTTCGGTGAAGGATCAgtcgaagaaggaggagaagtcTGACAACGTGGACAGCGGCCTTCAGGCCATTTCCGGCTCAGAGCTGAAGAAGACCAGTCAAAGGCCCAAGAGTTGGTCGCCAAATGTGAAGATCGCTGAGAACATGTTGCCTTCTG TTCCCCTTTCCCAGTCTCTCGAGAGCATCGACAAAACAGGGAGCACAGAAGTGACCAGGGAGGACCTCCTCCGCTCCACCAGCCAGAAGCCAGGCATGGCCCAGGAGGCTAGGAACGTCCTGATGCCCTGCGGCAACGGTCAGTCGTACAGCGTGTCTCAGAACCAGATCGTTCACTTGCCAGGCCCGTCTGCCGACACACCGAGCGTGAAGAACAGAGTCAGCAGGCTGGAGACTCAGGGCCAGAGGAGGAAGGGTCTGGTGCTGAACCTGACGAACCAGTTCGAGGCGGTGAGCAGCAAACCCTCGTCCCCTAGCTCGGACACCGACAGCAAACCGCTGCCACAGAGCCCCGTCTCCAGCGTGAACGAGAACGGGCTGGTGGAGCAGTCGTCCGAGGTCATGTCGGCCGTCACCGTGAAACAAGAGGTCTGGGACCCAGGCGAGAAGCAGGGGAAGAAGCCAGAAATTGGTAATGATAGTGATTGTCTAGTCTGGACTGCATCGACCGATGCAACGTGTACCAATTCGTGTAGTAACGCTAAGACTAACGGGGAAGTGGGTGGTGAGAGTGAGTGTGTCGCGACCACGACGCTAGTGTACCCTGGTCACCTGGGTCGGAAGCCAAGGAAGGACGGTGACCCGTTCAGCACGCAGGTGGACAGAGTTTTCGACAGGGAGGAGAGGCAAGGGGAGCCCGTGACAAGGGAGTCTCCGAGCCGACAGAGTTCCTGGAGCAGCTACGACAGCGCCGTGATCCTGGACAACAATTCTGTGCACAGTTCGTGGGCCACGCTGCCGTCGAGGAACAGCTCCTGGGGTTCGTACGACATGCGGCCGTCGGATCTGCTAGGCTCCAGCGGTCTCTTTCCTTACGACAAAGAGGAAATACCCTGGCATCCAGGCACGGTGAAGCGTACAAAGCAGAAGCTGGAGGAGAACACCTCCTCTGGGACGGTGAAACGCGTATGCACGCAGACTTCCGACGGGGACGAGAAGGACAGGCTGCCTGCAGAGGAGGAGTCGTACAACCCCGTGCTACTGCACCACACGGCGTCTCCCACGCTGCGGAGGAGAGACACTTCGCCTAGCCAGGAGAATAATTTAAAGGTGGATCCGGTTAGAAACTCCCCGAGCCCCGTCAGGAGGATCGACATCTCGCCAGCGTCGATGAGTCAGGTTGGCAGACTGTCCACGAGCGCGCCAGCCTCGTCGTCTCTCTCCTCCGACCAGGACCTACCGTCGTCCTTGAGGTCCTGCAAGTCGGAGAGCGAGACCTCGAGCCCCTGCGTCGTCAACACCACTCAGTTTCACTCTGTCAAGCACCACAAGATGGTGCTGGAGAATTTAAGCAACAAGTCGGTGTTGAACAAGCGCTGCCTGTCCGTGGACGACTCGCCGGAGGCAGAGTGTTCGCGCAGCATCTCGGGCATCGTGAAGAATCTGAAGAAGGAGTTCGAGGCGAAGTCGACGAAGCTGGAGAAGAGCCCTGAGAACAGCTTCGAGAGCGAGTCGTCGTCGATGGCGGCCACCCGGCCGAAGAGGGACGTAAGGATGAGGAGCCTGCCCTCGTCGCCAGTGATCCCCCACAACGAGTCGAAGATCCAAGCCCCGTCCGAAACCAAAGACAAAGAAAAGGTGTGTGGAGTGTCCTCGGAGAGCACAGAGGACCGCTCGGTTAGGGTCCTGGTGGGCAAGTACGAGGTGAAGCCCGACACGAGGAAATCGACGGACATACAGCTGCGCGTGCACAAAGACAAGGACACCGCGTGGGACTCGATAGACGCGCAGAAAACGAAAGTCACCCCTGAGTACAGTCGAAGATCAGCGCCAATCATGATCAACAACCACTCGTCCCCCCTGTTCACAGAGGGCCCCGAAGCGCCCGGCAGGCCGCCAGTACCGTCGATCGTGGCAGCTAGCAAGAAACAGCAACAGCACGGCAGGACCCATCCCCTCGCCAGGCTGCAGGTCAGACCTAGGCATAGCAGTCCCGTTTACAACACCATGTAG
- the Ssh gene encoding protein phosphatase Slingshot isoform X5, producing MWSALQTLHKVSSKAREQNYFLGGLSHDWVSYYEQRIESDRSCLNEWHAMDNLESRRPPSPDSVRTKPRERDETERVIRSTLKEIMMSVDLDEVTSKYIRGRLEEDLDMDLGEFKPFIDQEMLTILGQMDAPTEIFDHVYLGSEWNASNLEELQKNGVRHILNVTREIDNFFPGMFTYLNVRVYDDEKTDLLKHWDDTFKYITKAKKEGSKVLVHCKMGVSRSASVVIAYAMKAYNWDFSQAWKHVKEKRNCIKPNNSFLLQLETYQGILDAMKNKEKLQRSKSDTNLKSPTSVKDQSKKEEKSDNVDSGLQAISGSELKKTSQRPKSWSPNVKIAENMLPSVPLSQSLESIDKTGSTEVTREDLLRSTSQKPGMAQEARNVLMPCGNGQSYSVSQNQIVHLPGPSADTPSVKNRVSRLETQGQRRKGLVLNLTNQFEAVSSKPSSPSSDTDSKPLPQSPVSSVNENGLVEQSSEVMSAVTVKQEVWDPGEKQGKKPEIGNDSDCLVWTASTDATCTNSCSNAKTNGEVGGESECVATTTLVYPGHLGRKPRKDGDPFSTQVDRVFDREERQGEPVTRESPSRQSSWSSYDSAVILDNNSVHSSWATLPSRNSSWGSYDMRPSDLLGSSGLFPYDKEEIPWHPGTVKRTKQKLEENTSSGTVKRVCTQTSDGDEKDRLPAEEESYNPVLLHHTASPTLRRRDTSPSQENNLKVDPVRNSPSPVRRIDISPASMSQVGRLSTSAPASSSLSSDQDLPSSLRSCKSESETSSPCVVNTTQFHSVKHHKMVLENLSNKSVLNKRCLSVDDSPEAECSRSISGIVKNLKKEFEAKSTKLEKSPENSFESESSSMAATRPKRDVRMRSLPSSPVIPHNESKIQAPSETKDKEKVCGVSSESTEDRSVRVLVGKYEVKPDTRKSTDIQLRVHKDKDTAWDSIDAQKTKVTPEYSRRSAPIMINNHSSPLFTEGPEAPGRPPVPSIVAASKKQQQHGRTHPLARLQVRPRHSSPVYNTM from the exons GCCCAGAGAAAGGGACGAGACTGAGCGCGTGATCCGTTCGACGCTGAAGGAGATCATGATGTCCGTGGACCTCGACGAGGTAACCTCGAAGTACATTCGAGGTCGTCTCGAGGAAGACCTCGACATGGATCTCGGGGAGTTCAAGCCGTTCATCGATCAGGAGATGCTCACCATTCTCGGCCAGATGGACGCGCCGACTGAGATATTCGACCACGTGTATCTGGGTAGCGAGTGGAACGCCAGCAATTTGGAGGAGCTGCAGAAGAATGG CGTCAGGCATATACTGAACGTGACTCGGGAAATCGACAACTTCTTCCCCGGGATGTTCACGTACCTGAACGTCCGCGTTTACGACGACGAGAAGACCGACCTCCTGAAGCACTGGGACGACACCTTCAAGTACATCACCAAGGCGAAGAAGGAGGGGTCGAAGGTGCTGGTGCACTGCAAGATGGGCGTCTCGAGGTCCGCGTCGGTGGTGATCGCGTACGCGATGAAGGCGTACAACTGGGACTTCTCGCAGGCGTGGAAGCACGTCAAGGAGAAACGGAACTGCATCAAGCCGAACAACAGCTTCCTGCTGCAGCTGGAGACGTACCAAGGGATCCTGGACGCCATGAAGAACAAGGAGAAGCTGCAGAGGTCCAAGTCGGACACGAATCTCAAGTCTCCCACTTCGGTGAAGGATCAgtcgaagaaggaggagaagtcTGACAACGTGGACAGCGGCCTTCAGGCCATTTCCGGCTCAGAGCTGAAGAAGACCAGTCAAAGGCCCAAGAGTTGGTCGCCAAATGTGAAGATCGCTGAGAACATGTTGCCTTCTG TTCCCCTTTCCCAGTCTCTCGAGAGCATCGACAAAACAGGGAGCACAGAAGTGACCAGGGAGGACCTCCTCCGCTCCACCAGCCAGAAGCCAGGCATGGCCCAGGAGGCTAGGAACGTCCTGATGCCCTGCGGCAACGGTCAGTCGTACAGCGTGTCTCAGAACCAGATCGTTCACTTGCCAGGCCCGTCTGCCGACACACCGAGCGTGAAGAACAGAGTCAGCAGGCTGGAGACTCAGGGCCAGAGGAGGAAGGGTCTGGTGCTGAACCTGACGAACCAGTTCGAGGCGGTGAGCAGCAAACCCTCGTCCCCTAGCTCGGACACCGACAGCAAACCGCTGCCACAGAGCCCCGTCTCCAGCGTGAACGAGAACGGGCTGGTGGAGCAGTCGTCCGAGGTCATGTCGGCCGTCACCGTGAAACAAGAGGTCTGGGACCCAGGCGAGAAGCAGGGGAAGAAGCCAGAAATTGGTAATGATAGTGATTGTCTAGTCTGGACTGCATCGACCGATGCAACGTGTACCAATTCGTGTAGTAACGCTAAGACTAACGGGGAAGTGGGTGGTGAGAGTGAGTGTGTCGCGACCACGACGCTAGTGTACCCTGGTCACCTGGGTCGGAAGCCAAGGAAGGACGGTGACCCGTTCAGCACGCAGGTGGACAGAGTTTTCGACAGGGAGGAGAGGCAAGGGGAGCCCGTGACAAGGGAGTCTCCGAGCCGACAGAGTTCCTGGAGCAGCTACGACAGCGCCGTGATCCTGGACAACAATTCTGTGCACAGTTCGTGGGCCACGCTGCCGTCGAGGAACAGCTCCTGGGGTTCGTACGACATGCGGCCGTCGGATCTGCTAGGCTCCAGCGGTCTCTTTCCTTACGACAAAGAGGAAATACCCTGGCATCCAGGCACGGTGAAGCGTACAAAGCAGAAGCTGGAGGAGAACACCTCCTCTGGGACGGTGAAACGCGTATGCACGCAGACTTCCGACGGGGACGAGAAGGACAGGCTGCCTGCAGAGGAGGAGTCGTACAACCCCGTGCTACTGCACCACACGGCGTCTCCCACGCTGCGGAGGAGAGACACTTCGCCTAGCCAGGAGAATAATTTAAAGGTGGATCCGGTTAGAAACTCCCCGAGCCCCGTCAGGAGGATCGACATCTCGCCAGCGTCGATGAGTCAGGTTGGCAGACTGTCCACGAGCGCGCCAGCCTCGTCGTCTCTCTCCTCCGACCAGGACCTACCGTCGTCCTTGAGGTCCTGCAAGTCGGAGAGCGAGACCTCGAGCCCCTGCGTCGTCAACACCACTCAGTTTCACTCTGTCAAGCACCACAAGATGGTGCTGGAGAATTTAAGCAACAAGTCGGTGTTGAACAAGCGCTGCCTGTCCGTGGACGACTCGCCGGAGGCAGAGTGTTCGCGCAGCATCTCGGGCATCGTGAAGAATCTGAAGAAGGAGTTCGAGGCGAAGTCGACGAAGCTGGAGAAGAGCCCTGAGAACAGCTTCGAGAGCGAGTCGTCGTCGATGGCGGCCACCCGGCCGAAGAGGGACGTAAGGATGAGGAGCCTGCCCTCGTCGCCAGTGATCCCCCACAACGAGTCGAAGATCCAAGCCCCGTCCGAAACCAAAGACAAAGAAAAGGTGTGTGGAGTGTCCTCGGAGAGCACAGAGGACCGCTCGGTTAGGGTCCTGGTGGGCAAGTACGAGGTGAAGCCCGACACGAGGAAATCGACGGACATACAGCTGCGCGTGCACAAAGACAAGGACACCGCGTGGGACTCGATAGACGCGCAGAAAACGAAAGTCACCCCTGAGTACAGTCGAAGATCAGCGCCAATCATGATCAACAACCACTCGTCCCCCCTGTTCACAGAGGGCCCCGAAGCGCCCGGCAGGCCGCCAGTACCGTCGATCGTGGCAGCTAGCAAGAAACAGCAACAGCACGGCAGGACCCATCCCCTCGCCAGGCTGCAGGTCAGACCTAGGCATAGCAGTCCCGTTTACAACACCATGTAG
- the LOC143368923 gene encoding striatin homolog, producing the protein MDYAQGSSPPLVQDQVRIDGNVTVIRQLDIEQDILCICYTETHDFLAAGLTDGTVRLYKTTSGADPLSLRDAEMIQKPSPTTAIRHRPVRRSHPITRTVIATYANGCVKCWHYPSSQCLYTIRENRQTLGLVYHSHLPKFVTVGDDAKIYLYDEETKMQERVFQASDSLEVMDGHRSRVFSACFNPKSAHELITGGWDDTIQFWDSRQPYALRRISGVHMCGDGLDISTNGREILSCAWQRENSIQLWDYGSGKLLVTLEPDSYSSMLYCGKYVTNMFIACGGTDDNLFRVIDLRSHVSIAMVSNLSGGTYDLDVGPVNPKHARKTRSISVVPQLAFCAGRRIFEIDAQPG; encoded by the exons ATGGATTACGCGCAAGGTAGCTCTCCGCCATTGGTGCAAGATCAAGTTCGAATAGATGGCAACGTAACGGTCATCAGACAGTT AGACATCGAGCAAGATATCCTTTGTATATGTTATACGGAGACCCATGACTTCTTGGCGGCAGGCCTGACGGATGGCACGGTTAGACTGTACAAAACCACCAGCGGCGCAGACCCATTGTCGTTGCGTGACGCAGAAATGATCCAGAAACCAAGTCCAACGACTGCGATTAGGCACAGACCAGTTCGCAGGTCCCATCCCATCACGCGTACAGTAATTGCGACCT ACGCCAATGGATGCGTGAAATGCTGGCATTATCCAAGCTCTCAGTGCCTCTACACGATACGAGAAAACAGGCAAACCCTTGGCCTGGTTTATCATTCCCATCTGCCAAAATTCGTAACTGTGGGCGACGACGCGAAGATCTACTTGTACGACGAGGAGACCAAGATGCAGGAAAGGGTGTTTCAGGCAAG TGATTCACTGGAGGTGATGGACGGCCACAGGTCGAGGGTCTTCAGTGCCTGTTTCAACCCTAAATCGGCGCACGAGTTGATCACAGGCGGCTGGGACGACACGATCCAGTTCTGGGACAGCAGACAGCCGTACGCCCTTCGACGCATATCCGGGGTCCACATGTGTGGCGACGGGCTCGACATCAGTACGAACGGGAGGGAG ATCCTGTCCTGTGCCTGGCAAAGGGAGAACTCTATCCAACTATGGGACTATGGTAGTGGGAAGCTCTTGGTTACTCTGGAGCCAGACAGCTATTCCTCTATGCTCTACTGTGGGAAATACGTGACGAATATGTTCATAGCCTGTGGCGGAACAGACGATAATCTCTTCAGGGTGATCGACTTGAGATCTCACGTC AGCATAGCGATGGTCAGTAACCTAAGCGGAGGCACGTATGACCTGGACGTCGGTCCAGTGAATCCGAAGCACGCGAGGAAGACGAGGTCGATATCGGTGGTGCCGCAACTCGCCTTCTGCGCCGGCAGGCGAATCTTCGAGATTGACGCCCAACCTGGTTAA